A window from Streptomyces sp. NBC_00271 encodes these proteins:
- a CDS encoding carboxymuconolactone decarboxylase family protein: protein MTEKTTQPGPRELFGDVAPALAAYSEDVLFGQAWKSPELSPRDRSLVTVASLITSGSSEQLTFHLPLAQQNGVTEAELIETITHMAFYAGWPKAMSALTVARAVFRAA from the coding sequence ATGACGGAGAAGACCACCCAGCCGGGTCCGCGGGAGCTGTTCGGGGACGTCGCTCCCGCGCTGGCCGCCTACAGCGAGGACGTGCTGTTCGGGCAGGCGTGGAAGAGCCCGGAGCTGTCGCCGAGGGATCGCAGTCTGGTGACCGTGGCCAGCCTCATCACCAGCGGCAGCAGCGAGCAGCTCACCTTCCACCTCCCCTTGGCCCAGCAGAACGGCGTGACGGAGGCGGAACTCATCGAGACGATCACCCACATGGCGTTCTACGCCGGCTGGCCCAAGGCGATGTCCGCCCTGACCGTGGCCCGGGCAGTGTTCCGCGCGGCCTGA
- a CDS encoding CHAT domain-containing protein encodes MPAPYDLFGTPGYEQLLAVLGAAEESHTRYERTGRLPDLERALVLFDAVLDRTQNIDLRGAAMNGVGTVLWSRYERFGEPADLDGAITLFREALAPYGTEVTVTTPSYWTNLSGALRLRWLRTHDARDLTASVDAIRTALDSTPPGGARRSNRLDSLGDALLSLYHLHRDSAALAEAVATFRAAVACAEPGTQEQTWARSNLAEALRLHHHQSPAGAPEALDEAALLARAVLAAVPRRHRLYPRFLSNLASILAERHQARADPADLREAARAARRAVAATPAGHPNLVQRNAVLATVRRLQLIGAADVAAPAPGVLDGGGGRRSTRRERRAVRAWVRATAEAYATTPEGHALRGIALLNHGAALGTQAVTEGDPHALAAAIDLYRKAASDLTLDVSVRVGCAHLWALGVIGGGESRSPDDHAAAMEPFRLAVELLPRTASYRIGRMDRARQLGRFAGLAQDAAACALELADPELALRLLEQGRGVLLAQALDARTDTTDLLSRLPDELAAEYARLIPQLDRPEAAAFTSSGPAGTGAGHPAPGTPLAGEDRHALAERWDRLVAAIRREPGFGDFLRLPRTAEMLAGLGDEGPVVMVNISPLRCDALVLREGRVRCVPLTGLSHAEVVRRADAFLVAVRTAGDAGRSLSHQRDAQSEIRETLAWLWTAVAEPVLDALGLRADDGPGGESPGRMWWIPTGPLTALPLHAAGRHENDRDNLLDRAVSSYAPTVNSLVHARRRQTARADRRPTAPTAPLVVAVPAPPGAGLAPLEGARAEAALLAARPGARLLLDEQAVRRTVLDALPHHPWVHFACHAVAADDGAATGQVLLHDHDTAPLTLTDIARLQLPAAELAYLSACETTRGRGEYADEALHITGAFHMAGFIHVVGTLWAVDDETSKELADHFYSAFAPRRPFPDQTAYALHTAVRALRDADEGYRLNPSLWAPYIHVGP; translated from the coding sequence ATGCCCGCCCCGTACGACCTGTTCGGCACACCCGGGTACGAGCAGTTGCTCGCGGTGCTCGGCGCCGCCGAGGAGTCGCACACCCGGTACGAGCGCACCGGCCGGCTCCCGGACCTGGAACGGGCCCTGGTCCTCTTCGACGCCGTGCTCGACAGGACGCAGAACATCGACCTCCGCGGCGCCGCCATGAACGGGGTCGGCACGGTCCTGTGGTCCCGCTACGAACGGTTCGGCGAACCGGCCGACCTGGACGGGGCCATCACCCTGTTCCGCGAGGCCCTGGCCCCGTACGGGACGGAGGTCACCGTCACCACGCCCTCCTATTGGACGAACCTCTCCGGCGCGCTGCGGCTGCGGTGGCTGCGTACGCACGACGCCCGGGACCTGACCGCCTCCGTCGACGCGATCCGGACGGCCCTCGACTCGACGCCGCCCGGGGGCGCGCGACGCTCCAACCGTCTGGACAGCCTGGGCGACGCGCTGCTGAGCCTCTATCACCTGCACCGCGACTCCGCCGCGCTCGCGGAGGCCGTCGCAACCTTCCGGGCGGCGGTGGCCTGCGCCGAGCCGGGCACGCAGGAGCAGACCTGGGCCCGCTCCAACCTCGCCGAGGCGCTGCGTCTGCATCACCACCAGTCCCCCGCCGGCGCCCCGGAGGCGCTCGACGAAGCGGCTCTGCTGGCGCGGGCGGTCCTCGCCGCGGTCCCGCGGCGCCATCGGCTGTATCCGCGGTTCCTGTCGAACCTCGCCTCGATCCTGGCCGAGCGCCATCAGGCCCGGGCGGACCCCGCCGACCTGCGCGAGGCCGCCCGGGCCGCCCGCCGGGCGGTCGCCGCGACCCCGGCGGGGCATCCCAACCTGGTGCAGCGCAACGCGGTGCTGGCGACCGTACGGCGTCTGCAACTGATCGGCGCGGCAGATGTCGCCGCGCCCGCACCCGGGGTTCTCGACGGTGGCGGCGGACGCCGTTCGACGCGACGCGAACGGCGGGCCGTGCGCGCATGGGTCCGGGCCACCGCCGAGGCGTACGCCACCACTCCCGAAGGGCACGCGCTGCGCGGGATCGCCCTGCTGAACCACGGTGCCGCCCTGGGCACGCAGGCAGTGACCGAGGGCGATCCGCACGCCCTTGCGGCGGCGATCGACCTGTACCGGAAGGCCGCGTCCGACCTGACCCTGGACGTCAGCGTCCGGGTGGGCTGCGCGCACCTGTGGGCGCTGGGCGTCATCGGCGGCGGCGAGAGCCGCTCGCCCGACGACCACGCCGCGGCCATGGAGCCGTTCCGGCTCGCGGTCGAACTGCTGCCGCGCACGGCGTCGTACCGCATCGGACGCATGGACCGCGCACGCCAGTTGGGCAGGTTCGCGGGTCTCGCGCAGGACGCGGCGGCCTGCGCGCTGGAGCTGGCCGACCCCGAACTCGCGCTGCGGCTCCTGGAGCAGGGCCGTGGCGTGCTGCTCGCCCAAGCCCTCGACGCCCGCACGGACACCACTGACCTGCTGAGCCGTCTGCCGGACGAACTCGCCGCCGAGTACGCCCGGTTGATCCCCCAGCTGGACCGCCCCGAAGCCGCCGCCTTCACCTCGTCCGGGCCGGCCGGGACCGGCGCCGGCCACCCGGCCCCTGGCACCCCGCTGGCGGGCGAGGACCGGCACGCCCTGGCCGAACGGTGGGACCGGCTCGTGGCGGCGATCCGACGCGAGCCGGGCTTCGGGGACTTCCTGCGGCTCCCCCGCACCGCCGAGATGCTCGCCGGACTCGGTGACGAGGGCCCGGTGGTGATGGTCAACATCAGCCCGCTGCGCTGCGACGCGCTCGTCCTGCGCGAGGGACGGGTGCGGTGCGTACCGCTGACGGGGCTCAGCCATGCGGAGGTGGTCCGCCGGGCCGACGCCTTCCTCGTCGCCGTCCGTACGGCGGGCGACGCCGGCCGATCGTTGTCCCACCAGCGCGACGCCCAGTCCGAGATCCGGGAGACGCTCGCCTGGCTGTGGACGGCGGTGGCCGAACCGGTCCTGGACGCGCTCGGGCTCCGCGCCGACGACGGGCCCGGCGGGGAGTCCCCGGGACGGATGTGGTGGATCCCCACCGGCCCCCTGACCGCCCTGCCCCTGCACGCGGCCGGGCGCCACGAGAACGACCGGGACAACCTGCTCGACCGTGCCGTCAGTTCGTACGCCCCGACCGTCAACAGCCTCGTCCACGCCCGGCGCCGCCAGACCGCGCGAGCGGACCGGCGGCCGACCGCCCCCACGGCCCCGCTGGTGGTCGCCGTGCCGGCGCCGCCGGGCGCGGGGCTCGCGCCGCTGGAGGGCGCGCGGGCGGAGGCCGCCCTGCTGGCCGCGCGACCGGGCGCCCGTCTGCTCCTGGACGAGCAGGCGGTACGCCGGACCGTGCTCGACGCGCTCCCCCACCACCCCTGGGTGCACTTCGCCTGCCACGCCGTCGCCGCCGACGACGGGGCCGCGACCGGTCAGGTCCTGCTGCACGACCACGACACGGCCCCGCTCACCCTCACCGACATCGCCCGGCTGCAACTCCCGGCCGCGGAGCTGGCGTACCTCTCGGCGTGCGAGACCACCCGCGGCCGCGGCGAGTACGCCGACGAGGCGCTGCACATCACCGGCGCCTTCCACATGGCCGGCTTCATCCATGTCGTCGGCACCCTCTGGGCCGTCGACGACGAGACCTCCAAAGAACTGGCCGACCACTTCTACTCGGCCTTCGCCCCCCGACGCCCCTTCCCCGACCAGACGGCATACGCCCTGCACACCGCGGTCCGCGCCCTCCGCGACGCCGACGAGGGCTACCGTCTGAACCCGAGCCTGTGGGCGCCGTACATCCATGTGGGGCCGTAG
- a CDS encoding aromatic ring-hydroxylating dioxygenase subunit alpha, whose product MPHMTAFARNQWYVAAYSHEVGRELLGRTILGEPLVFYRTEDDGTAVALADRCVHRRFPLSESRLDGDRIVCGYHGFTYDTTGSCVYVPGQKRIPRTARVASYPVVEQDSFVWVWVGDPALADPDNVPRARHMDSPDWTTVCGMEPIDADYGLLVDNLLDLSHETYLHGGYIGTPEVAETPITTEVDEGAGIVRVSRHMDDAECPPFYARSTGIEGRITRWQDIEYHAPCLYLLHSRIAPVGVLPEADGSDPNGFHTEITYAITPSSDGHVYDFWAVSRDFAKDDEEVTTFLRDFNHTVVMQDVDALNLLQKTLGTERTGYQELSINIDTGGLAARRILARLVEEGDKPMEKVL is encoded by the coding sequence ATGCCTCACATGACCGCCTTCGCCAGGAACCAGTGGTACGTAGCCGCCTACTCGCACGAGGTCGGGCGGGAGTTGCTCGGGCGGACGATTCTCGGTGAACCGCTCGTCTTCTACCGGACGGAGGACGACGGGACGGCCGTCGCGCTGGCGGACCGGTGTGTGCACCGCCGCTTCCCGCTCTCGGAGAGCCGGCTCGACGGCGACCGGATCGTGTGCGGTTACCACGGGTTCACGTACGACACGACCGGCAGCTGTGTGTACGTGCCGGGGCAGAAACGCATACCGCGCACGGCCCGGGTCGCCTCGTACCCCGTCGTCGAGCAGGACTCGTTCGTCTGGGTCTGGGTCGGCGACCCGGCGCTCGCCGACCCGGACAACGTCCCCCGCGCCCGGCACATGGACTCGCCGGACTGGACCACCGTGTGCGGTATGGAGCCGATCGACGCCGACTACGGGCTTCTGGTCGACAATCTGCTCGACCTCTCGCACGAGACGTATCTGCACGGCGGTTACATCGGCACCCCCGAGGTCGCCGAGACGCCGATCACCACCGAGGTCGACGAGGGCGCGGGCATCGTGCGGGTCAGCCGGCACATGGACGACGCCGAGTGTCCGCCGTTCTACGCCCGTTCGACCGGCATCGAGGGCCGGATCACCCGCTGGCAGGACATCGAGTACCACGCGCCGTGCCTGTATCTGCTGCACAGCCGGATCGCCCCGGTCGGGGTGCTGCCCGAGGCGGACGGCAGCGACCCGAACGGCTTCCACACCGAGATCACCTACGCGATCACCCCGTCGAGCGACGGCCATGTGTACGACTTCTGGGCGGTCTCCCGGGACTTCGCGAAGGACGACGAGGAAGTCACCACGTTCCTGCGGGACTTCAACCACACCGTGGTGATGCAGGACGTCGACGCGCTCAACCTGCTGCAGAAGACCCTCGGCACCGAGCGGACGGGCTACCAGGAGCTGAGCATCAACATCGACACCGGCGGTCTCGCGGCCCGCCGCATCCTCGCCCGCCTGGTCGAGGAGGGCGACAAGCCGATGGAGAAGGTGCTGTGA
- a CDS encoding metallophosphoesterase family protein: MTGYNDSHDSAPAGDTEQPATEHGMSRRQLMRHAGWFGGAVVLTVASGEVISRIADSRETNSMAAAGATAPANSSLRFVQVSDSHIGFQGPANTDVVGSFTEAINQVNSLGFRPDFVMHSGDLTHLSTAGQFDQVKQMLTGMQTDRVFTVPGEHDSIGDAGRAYRKTFGMGTLGDGWYSFDTHGVHFIALVNTLSLEKLGHLGNDQIDFVRKDIAGLSSDTPIVVFSHIPLFAMYPKWGWSTDDALKVIALLRRFSSVTCLNGHVHQLFTKTDGNITFHSATTTAYPLPKPGHGPAPTPQVVPARQLKDALGIRTVGYRQGDRELAVKDQRLA, translated from the coding sequence ATGACCGGCTACAACGACAGTCACGACAGTGCACCGGCCGGCGATACCGAGCAGCCCGCCACGGAGCACGGCATGTCCCGGCGCCAACTCATGCGCCACGCGGGGTGGTTCGGCGGCGCCGTAGTACTGACCGTGGCCAGTGGAGAGGTGATCAGCCGCATCGCCGACTCCCGGGAGACCAACTCCATGGCCGCCGCAGGCGCCACCGCACCGGCGAACAGCTCGCTGCGGTTCGTGCAGGTCTCCGACAGCCATATCGGGTTCCAGGGCCCGGCGAACACGGACGTGGTCGGCTCGTTCACCGAAGCGATCAACCAGGTCAACTCGCTCGGATTCAGGCCCGACTTCGTCATGCACAGCGGCGACCTGACCCACCTGTCCACGGCCGGCCAGTTCGACCAGGTCAAGCAGATGCTGACCGGTATGCAGACAGACCGTGTCTTCACCGTACCGGGCGAGCACGACTCCATCGGCGATGCGGGCCGCGCCTACCGGAAGACCTTCGGCATGGGCACGCTCGGCGATGGCTGGTACAGCTTCGACACCCACGGCGTGCACTTCATCGCCCTGGTCAACACCCTGAGCCTGGAGAAGCTCGGCCATCTCGGCAACGACCAGATCGACTTCGTCCGCAAGGACATCGCCGGACTGTCGTCGGACACCCCCATCGTGGTCTTCAGCCACATCCCGCTGTTCGCCATGTACCCGAAGTGGGGCTGGAGCACCGACGACGCCCTCAAGGTCATCGCCCTCCTGCGCCGCTTCTCCTCCGTCACCTGTCTCAACGGGCACGTCCACCAGCTCTTCACCAAGACGGACGGCAACATCACCTTCCACTCCGCCACCACCACCGCCTACCCCCTGCCCAAACCGGGCCATGGCCCCGCCCCCACTCCGCAGGTCGTCCCCGCCCGGCAGCTCAAGGACGCACTCGGCATCCGCACCGTCGGCTACCGCCAGGGCGACCGCGAGCTGGCCGTCAAGGACCAGAGGCTGGCATGA
- a CDS encoding ATP-binding protein yields MTMFVTDSPRPSSLPTRHCSHQALLTLPAQEAHVSAVRHFAADLLETWSVPASERDSAVLIVDELAANAAQYGRERMTLLLVLDHGTLHIVVSDSGTAVEHLRPDIAPDEHGRGTGIVQYLAQSTEVHQTGSGREVRACLRCSP; encoded by the coding sequence ATGACCATGTTTGTCACCGATTCCCCCCGCCCGAGCTCGCTGCCCACCCGGCACTGCAGTCACCAGGCGCTGCTCACCCTGCCCGCGCAGGAGGCACACGTCTCCGCCGTTCGTCACTTCGCGGCCGATCTGCTGGAGACCTGGAGCGTACCCGCGAGCGAACGGGACTCCGCCGTCCTCATCGTCGACGAACTCGCCGCCAACGCCGCCCAGTACGGACGCGAGCGCATGACCCTGCTGCTCGTCCTCGATCACGGCACTCTGCACATCGTGGTCAGTGACTCCGGAACGGCCGTGGAGCACCTTCGCCCCGACATCGCCCCGGACGAACACGGCCGCGGCACCGGCATCGTCCAATACCTCGCCCAGTCCACCGAGGTCCACCAGACGGGCAGCGGCCGCGAAGTCCGCGCCTGCCTGAGGTGCTCGCCATGA
- a CDS encoding sigma-70 family RNA polymerase sigma factor: MPWSSRKRDQKTDPDDSAHRVSGKGTLSTADEELLRTLYAEHAGPLFHYVLRLTSGDWQWAEDVVQETLLRAWQHPAAFDPARGPARAWLCTVARHLVIDAHRARQARPAEVGGEALERAAEQTPGEDEIEQVLQSWAVADAIRTLSPDHRAILLETYYRGRTMAEAAQVLGIPLGTVKSRTYYALHALRLALLERGIEP, encoded by the coding sequence ATGCCCTGGAGTTCCCGAAAACGTGATCAAAAGACCGATCCGGATGACTCCGCGCACCGTGTCTCTGGTAAAGGGACTCTTTCGACCGCGGACGAGGAACTGCTGCGCACTCTGTACGCGGAGCACGCAGGGCCCCTGTTCCACTACGTGCTGCGACTGACCTCAGGAGACTGGCAATGGGCGGAGGACGTCGTGCAGGAGACGCTGCTGCGAGCGTGGCAGCATCCCGCCGCGTTCGACCCGGCACGCGGCCCGGCCCGGGCATGGCTGTGCACGGTGGCCCGGCACCTGGTCATCGACGCCCACCGGGCCCGGCAGGCCAGACCGGCCGAGGTCGGCGGCGAGGCGCTGGAGCGAGCCGCCGAGCAGACACCGGGCGAGGACGAGATCGAGCAGGTACTGCAGAGCTGGGCGGTGGCCGATGCCATCCGGACGTTGTCCCCGGACCATCGCGCGATCCTGCTGGAGACCTACTACCGGGGCCGGACCATGGCGGAGGCCGCCCAGGTGCTGGGCATCCCACTGGGCACCGTGAAGTCGCGGACGTACTACGCCCTGCACGCCCTGCGGCTGGCGCTGCTGGAACGGGGCATCGAGCCATGA
- a CDS encoding helix-turn-helix transcriptional regulator, whose amino-acid sequence MDNRSEVREFLTSRRAKITPQQAGLPAYTGNRRVKGLRREEVALLAGVSAEYYARLERGNLSGVSETVLDSLARALQLDEAERAHLDDLARTANSTRRAPRRRPSQPIRRSLQHLLDAMTEAPAFIRNGRLDILATNRLGRALYDPVFADPARPVNLARYEFLNPGAADFLPHLEFQAAGAVALLRTEAGRDPYNRDLTDLVGELSTRSEKFRTLWAAHDVRLHQTGVKHFHHPAVGELSLPFEAMPIPTDPGLTLTALSAEPGTPSHDSLKLLASWAATLDQDGQPDTAAAGGEQRA is encoded by the coding sequence ATGGACAACCGAAGCGAGGTACGCGAGTTCCTGACCAGCCGCCGCGCCAAGATCACGCCACAGCAGGCGGGGCTGCCCGCCTACACCGGCAACCGGCGCGTCAAGGGGCTGCGCAGGGAAGAAGTCGCGCTGCTCGCCGGCGTCAGCGCCGAGTACTACGCCCGCCTGGAGCGCGGCAACCTCTCCGGCGTCTCGGAAACCGTCCTCGACTCGCTCGCCCGCGCCCTCCAACTCGACGAGGCCGAGCGCGCCCACCTCGACGACCTGGCCCGCACCGCCAACAGCACCCGCCGCGCACCCCGCCGCCGGCCCTCGCAGCCCATCCGCCGCAGTCTTCAGCACCTGCTCGACGCGATGACCGAGGCACCGGCCTTCATCCGCAACGGCCGCCTCGACATCCTCGCCACCAACCGGCTCGGCCGCGCCCTTTACGACCCGGTGTTCGCCGACCCGGCCCGGCCCGTGAACCTCGCCCGGTACGAGTTCCTCAACCCCGGTGCGGCCGACTTCCTGCCCCATCTGGAGTTCCAGGCGGCCGGAGCGGTGGCACTGCTGCGCACCGAAGCGGGACGCGACCCGTACAACCGGGACTTGACCGACCTCGTCGGTGAACTCTCCACCCGCAGCGAGAAGTTCCGCACGCTGTGGGCCGCCCACGACGTGCGACTGCACCAGACCGGCGTCAAGCACTTCCACCACCCCGCGGTCGGCGAACTCTCCCTCCCCTTCGAGGCCATGCCCATCCCCACCGACCCCGGCCTCACCCTCACCGCCCTCAGCGCCGAGCCCGGCACCCCGTCCCACGACAGCCTCAAACTCCTCGCCAGCTGGGCCGCCACCCTCGACCAGGACGGCCAACCGGACACCGCGGCCGCCGGCGGCGAACAGCGCGCGTAG
- a CDS encoding anti-sigma factor, with translation MSMSAEHDALRLALGGYVLGTLPPAEMEQARAHLAGCAECQAEHAQLAGLPALMATVTEAEAAGRTAPVAGEDLADRLVARAAESAQGSSPVRPTAPAAPQAGVLERLLQQAAARRRRTWRLQLAGAAASLTFIAAAVGGTWLAATGTVGSQATQPGPTAPTAWRTFSGSDPVTGVTASVKVSPSAWGSVLQVSAKGAPAGITCRLQAVGPGGARADGATWRAGEYPPGTTIPGAVAMSPGAIEHFEIVAGNGQKLVTMQA, from the coding sequence ATGAGCATGAGTGCGGAGCACGACGCCCTCCGGCTGGCGCTGGGCGGATACGTCCTGGGCACGCTGCCTCCGGCGGAAATGGAACAAGCGCGCGCCCACCTCGCGGGATGCGCCGAGTGCCAGGCGGAACACGCCCAGCTGGCGGGACTGCCCGCGCTGATGGCGACGGTGACCGAAGCCGAAGCCGCGGGCCGGACGGCGCCGGTGGCCGGCGAAGACCTGGCCGACCGGCTGGTGGCGCGGGCGGCGGAGAGCGCTCAGGGCTCCTCGCCCGTACGGCCCACCGCGCCCGCGGCGCCGCAGGCGGGTGTGCTGGAGAGGCTGCTCCAGCAGGCCGCGGCCCGGCGCCGCAGGACCTGGCGTCTGCAACTGGCCGGCGCCGCCGCCTCACTGACGTTCATCGCGGCAGCGGTCGGCGGCACATGGCTGGCGGCTACCGGAACGGTGGGCAGTCAGGCGACGCAGCCCGGGCCGACCGCGCCGACTGCCTGGCGCACCTTCTCCGGAAGCGATCCCGTCACCGGCGTCACCGCCTCGGTCAAGGTCTCGCCCTCTGCCTGGGGCAGTGTCCTGCAGGTCTCCGCCAAGGGGGCGCCCGCCGGAATCACCTGCCGGTTGCAGGCGGTCGGGCCGGGCGGGGCCAGGGCGGACGGCGCTACCTGGCGGGCAGGTGAGTACCCTCCCGGCACCACGATCCCCGGGGCGGTTGCCATGTCTCCGGGAGCCATCGAGCACTTTGAGATCGTCGCAGGCAACGGTCAGAAGCTGGTCACGATGCAGGCGTGA
- a CDS encoding cupredoxin domain-containing protein — protein sequence MSMAMSPPSTGAAAAPVSGDAVAIKNFAFAPATLKVKVGTTVTWTNQDTDAHTVTSTGSGGPLRSAALNTHATYSYTFTKPGTYSYLCTIHPFMTATVEVTR from the coding sequence ATGAGCATGGCCATGAGCCCCCCGAGCACGGGCGCGGCGGCCGCGCCAGTGAGCGGGGACGCCGTGGCGATCAAGAACTTCGCATTCGCCCCGGCCACGCTCAAGGTCAAAGTGGGCACGACGGTGACCTGGACCAATCAGGACACCGATGCCCACACCGTCACCAGCACGGGATCGGGCGGCCCGTTGCGTTCGGCAGCCCTGAACACCCATGCAACCTACAGCTACACATTCACCAAGCCCGGCACCTACTCCTATCTCTGCACCATCCATCCGTTCATGACCGCCACCGTGGAGGTGACCCGATGA
- a CDS encoding (R)-mandelonitrile lyase gives MEILKKPATMKLPAQWFTGDAWADVIHRGEEPSRARANMVRFAPGARTAWHSHGLGQTLHVVSGVALIGTRDGVIIEAHPGDTIGCPPGEEHWHGAPPDQFMEHIALWEGDEVNWLEHVTDAEYGGPRTGTRTSH, from the coding sequence ATGGAGATCCTCAAGAAGCCCGCGACCATGAAGCTGCCCGCCCAGTGGTTCACCGGCGACGCCTGGGCGGACGTGATCCACCGGGGCGAGGAGCCCTCCCGGGCGCGGGCCAACATGGTCCGCTTCGCTCCCGGTGCCCGCACCGCCTGGCACAGCCACGGCCTGGGCCAGACCCTGCACGTCGTGTCCGGAGTCGCCCTGATCGGCACCCGCGACGGCGTGATCATCGAGGCCCACCCGGGCGACACCATCGGTTGCCCTCCGGGTGAGGAGCACTGGCACGGCGCGCCCCCGGACCAGTTCATGGAGCACATCGCGCTGTGGGAGGGCGACGAGGTCAACTGGCTGGAGCATGTCACCGACGCCGAGTACGGCGGCCCGCGCACCGGCACCCGTACCTCGCACTGA